The following are encoded together in the Candidatus Margulisiibacteriota bacterium genome:
- the mazG gene encoding nucleoside triphosphate pyrophosphohydrolase, whose amino-acid sequence MDEFNRLLDTIRQLRAPDGCPWDRAQTHDSLKPYLLEETYEALDALDKKDLALFQEELGDLLLQIVLHSVIAEEKNTFTFADVARAVADKMIRRHPHVFADTKVSGQDEIWQNWEQIKKTEKSQKSAQSILDSVPRGMPALCRAEKVQKKAARVGFEFTETRSVLEKIKEEITEF is encoded by the coding sequence ATGGACGAGTTTAACCGTTTGCTGGACACGATCCGCCAGCTGCGCGCGCCGGACGGCTGTCCGTGGGATCGGGCGCAGACACACGATTCGCTGAAGCCTTATCTGCTGGAAGAAACTTACGAAGCCCTCGACGCGCTGGATAAAAAAGATCTGGCTTTGTTTCAAGAAGAATTAGGCGATCTGCTTTTGCAAATAGTTCTGCACAGCGTCATCGCCGAGGAAAAAAACACGTTTACTTTTGCTGACGTGGCGCGCGCTGTCGCGGACAAAATGATCCGCCGGCACCCGCACGTCTTCGCGGACACCAAAGTCAGCGGACAGGACGAGATCTGGCAAAACTGGGAGCAGATCAAAAAAACGGAAAAAAGCCAAAAATCCGCCCAGAGTATTTTAGATTCTGTGCCGCGCGGTATGCCGGCTTTATGCCGCGCGGAAAAAGTCCAGAAAAAAGCGGCGCGGGTGGGATTCGAGTTTACCGAAACGCGGTCGGTTTTGGAAAAAATCAAAGAGGAAATCACGGAGTTTGA
- a CDS encoding SurA N-terminal domain-containing protein, with protein MRKLFLLFLAVFFSYGAAALPYAALVNGEAIPLAEFEAVLASAKITLVDQSSIDLESEEGKFILATTQRSIIDDMINQTLVRQQAAKMNIAVTSADVQEEIARLRAGFPSQKLFEETLAQEHIDSAELADGIRSRLVAEKIKKTLAPKTAVSDKELNSFLESNQELFADQDESSEAKKYLIRKKENEIYDRWFAKIRGAARVEINPDILSSDEPALDIDQKPLPDKTISNGRV; from the coding sequence ATGCGTAAACTTTTTTTGCTTTTTTTAGCGGTCTTTTTCAGCTACGGCGCGGCCGCCCTGCCTTACGCCGCGCTGGTCAACGGCGAGGCTATTCCGCTGGCAGAATTTGAAGCCGTGCTGGCCAGCGCGAAAATCACGCTGGTCGACCAGAGCAGCATTGACCTGGAGTCCGAAGAAGGCAAATTTATTCTGGCCACCACGCAGCGTTCGATCATCGACGACATGATCAATCAAACGCTGGTGCGCCAGCAGGCCGCCAAAATGAACATCGCGGTCACTTCCGCCGATGTGCAGGAAGAGATCGCCAGACTGCGCGCTGGTTTTCCCTCTCAAAAATTATTTGAAGAAACGCTGGCGCAGGAGCATATTGATTCCGCGGAATTAGCCGACGGCATTCGTTCGCGCTTAGTCGCCGAAAAGATCAAAAAAACGCTGGCGCCCAAAACCGCTGTTTCCGACAAAGAGCTGAATAGTTTTCTGGAGAGCAATCAAGAGCTTTTTGCGGATCAGGACGAATCTTCCGAAGCTAAAAAATATTTGATCCGCAAAAAAGAAAACGAAATCTACGACCGCTGGTTTGCCAAAATTCGCGGCGCGGCCAGGGTCGAGATCAATCCGGACATTCTCTCCAGCGATGAACCGGCGTTGGACATTGACCAGAAACCGCTGCCGGACAAAACTATTTCCAATGGACGAGTTTAA